Proteins found in one Solitalea lacus genomic segment:
- a CDS encoding glycoside hydrolase family 18 protein — translation MSLFKFKSIVLITVLTALTFKVNAQANKFQVIAYFFGGTEQAKTVPANKLTHVIFSFCHLKGNKLNVDKAADTATIQQLVALKKINPKLKVLLSLGGWGGCETCSNVFSTNEGRGEFAKSVKHLNDYFKTDGIDLDWEYPAIEGYPGHKYKPEDKANFTALVAELRKKLGKKQLITFATGGFQKCLEESIDWKGVISKVDYINLMSYDLVNGDSFVTGHHTALYSTQSQKESTDNAVSYLLKQGVPSSQIVIGAAFYGRVWENVPNVNNGLYQSGKFKYGLDYGKIVEEIPKQTDFVYYWDEIAKAPFYYSADKKLFLTYDDKKSIELKTKYVMDKKLGGIMFWEICNDAKTDGLLDKIDDVKRKASK, via the coding sequence ATGTCATTGTTTAAATTTAAATCAATAGTTTTAATAACTGTGTTAACGGCATTAACATTTAAGGTAAATGCCCAGGCAAACAAATTTCAGGTGATTGCTTATTTTTTTGGTGGAACAGAGCAAGCCAAAACAGTTCCGGCAAATAAGCTAACTCATGTGATTTTTAGTTTTTGTCATTTGAAAGGAAACAAGCTAAATGTAGATAAAGCTGCTGATACAGCTACAATTCAACAATTGGTGGCTTTGAAAAAAATAAATCCTAAATTAAAAGTGCTGCTTTCGCTTGGCGGCTGGGGAGGATGCGAAACTTGTTCTAATGTGTTTTCAACTAATGAAGGTAGAGGTGAGTTTGCAAAATCGGTAAAACATCTGAACGATTATTTTAAAACGGATGGTATTGATTTGGATTGGGAATATCCGGCAATTGAAGGATATCCTGGGCATAAATATAAACCGGAAGATAAAGCTAATTTTACGGCCTTAGTTGCAGAACTCCGTAAAAAATTAGGTAAAAAGCAACTTATCACTTTTGCCACTGGAGGTTTTCAAAAGTGCCTTGAAGAATCAATTGACTGGAAAGGAGTTATATCAAAGGTCGATTATATTAATTTGATGAGCTATGATTTGGTAAATGGGGATTCGTTTGTAACAGGTCACCATACAGCCTTGTACTCAACACAAAGTCAAAAAGAGTCAACTGATAATGCTGTTTCATACTTGCTGAAACAAGGAGTTCCTTCTTCTCAAATTGTTATAGGCGCAGCGTTTTATGGCCGTGTTTGGGAAAACGTTCCAAATGTAAACAATGGCTTGTATCAATCGGGTAAATTCAAGTATGGTTTAGATTATGGTAAAATTGTCGAGGAAATACCAAAACAAACAGACTTTGTATACTATTGGGATGAGATTGCCAAGGCTCCTTTCTACTATAGCGCAGATAAAAAGTTGTTCTTGACTTACGATGATAAAAAATCGATTGAATTAAAAACTAAGTATGTAATGGATAAAAAGTTGGGTGGAATAATGTTTTGGGAAATTTGTAATGATGCTAAAACGGATGGCCTACTTGATAAGATTGATGACGTAAAGAGAAAGGCTTCAAAATAA
- a CDS encoding c-type cytochrome: protein MNTFVLYCIYIPICLFYSCNSKQAKSDKTKNPSESSSHIDKSSIWNAPDTTLIPQNDSGRLISYGRDLIRYTSKYLGPNGSVMQISNGMNCQNCHLNAGTKPFGNNYSAVASTFPKFRARSGTIESIEKRINDCLERSLNGKSLDSSSTEMRAIVAYMKWLGQGVEKGKTPLGAGLIDVPFLNRPADSAKGQLVYISKCAKCHGNNGEGWRSTDKKGYLYPPLWGSNSYNIGAGLYRLSRFAGFVKANMPYDTNSNNPNLTDEEAWDIAAFVNSKQRPIKSYPHDWPDSSLKPFDHPFGPYHDNFTERQHKYGPFQPIQDENKTKNSSGTRK, encoded by the coding sequence ATGAATACGTTCGTTTTATATTGTATCTACATTCCGATATGCTTATTTTATTCCTGTAACTCCAAACAAGCTAAATCAGATAAAACAAAGAATCCTTCCGAAAGTTCAAGCCATATAGATAAGTCAAGTATTTGGAATGCCCCAGATACAACACTTATCCCACAAAACGATTCTGGAAGGCTAATTAGTTATGGCCGTGATTTAATTCGCTATACTTCTAAGTATCTAGGGCCTAATGGCTCTGTAATGCAGATTTCAAATGGGATGAACTGCCAGAACTGTCATTTAAATGCTGGAACAAAACCCTTTGGAAATAATTATAGTGCCGTAGCATCAACCTTTCCGAAGTTTAGAGCTCGTTCCGGAACAATTGAATCTATTGAAAAAAGGATAAATGATTGCCTTGAGCGTAGTTTAAATGGGAAGTCACTGGATAGTTCCAGTACAGAAATGAGAGCAATTGTTGCTTATATGAAATGGTTGGGTCAAGGTGTTGAAAAAGGAAAGACTCCTTTAGGTGCGGGATTGATTGATGTTCCATTTTTAAATCGTCCGGCAGATTCTGCGAAAGGACAGTTGGTTTATATAAGTAAGTGCGCAAAGTGTCATGGCAATAATGGAGAGGGATGGCGTTCAACAGACAAGAAAGGGTATTTGTATCCTCCACTTTGGGGATCTAATAGTTATAATATTGGGGCCGGATTATATCGTTTAAGTCGGTTTGCAGGATTTGTTAAAGCTAATATGCCATATGATACGAATTCCAATAACCCTAATTTAACAGATGAGGAAGCTTGGGATATTGCCGCATTTGTAAACAGTAAGCAGCGTCCTATAAAAAGTTATCCTCATGATTGGCCCGACAGTTCTTTAAAGCCATTTGATCATCCCTTTGGTCCGTATCATGATAATTTTACCGAGCGTCAGCATAAATACGGCCCATTTCAACCTATTCAAGACGAAAATAAAACAAAAAATTCATCAGGAACACGTAAGTAA
- a CDS encoding twin-arginine translocation signal domain-containing protein gives MDTLNLNQPTSRRKFLGNLAIGAATAGVGSLFNPFQAQAGITIDEAMINDADTWFNQIKGKHKIVFDVTEPNGVFPFAWPKIFLLTNEKTGTPAKECNAVVVLRHEAIPYAMKDDLWLKYKFGEVFHADDPKTNAASVRNPFWQPKEGDFQVPGIGNVNIGINELQASGVMFCVCDMALTVYSAVVAQKMNMAPADVKKEWVAGVLPGIQIVPSGVWAVGRAQERGCGYCFAG, from the coding sequence ATGGATACGCTTAATTTAAATCAACCTACCTCTAGGAGGAAGTTTTTAGGTAATCTGGCTATTGGTGCAGCCACAGCCGGAGTTGGATCTCTATTTAATCCATTTCAGGCTCAGGCAGGCATTACGATTGACGAGGCCATGATCAATGATGCCGACACCTGGTTTAACCAAATTAAAGGAAAGCATAAAATTGTATTTGATGTTACAGAACCCAATGGTGTTTTCCCTTTTGCGTGGCCTAAGATATTTTTATTGACAAACGAAAAAACCGGGACTCCTGCTAAAGAATGTAATGCAGTTGTTGTACTTCGCCATGAAGCCATTCCATATGCGATGAAGGATGACTTGTGGCTAAAATACAAATTTGGTGAAGTATTTCACGCTGACGATCCTAAAACTAATGCAGCATCTGTTCGTAATCCTTTCTGGCAACCTAAAGAAGGCGATTTTCAAGTTCCGGGAATTGGCAATGTGAATATAGGCATAAATGAACTACAAGCCAGTGGGGTTATGTTTTGCGTTTGTGATATGGCATTAACTGTTTATAGTGCTGTTGTTGCACAAAAAATGAACATGGCACCGGCTGATGTGAAAAAAGAATGGGTTGCTGGGGTATTGCCAGGTATTCAGATCGTTCCATCAGGTGTTTGGGCAGTGGGACGAGCTCAGGAGCGTGGTTGTGGTTATTGTTTCGCGGGATAA
- a CDS encoding aminopeptidase P family protein: MFNKETYIKRRNKLKEQVSSGVILLLGNDESSMNYADNTYHFRQDSSFLYFFGLDIPGLAAIIDIENDFEAIYGTELSIDDIVWMGPQDTLQQQALNYSGIKNFHTKAELNKYISTIKEKKRRVHFLPPYRPENKIKLVELLDVKLDEIKDIISVNLIKAIIEQREIKSEEEIIEIEKAVGITNQMHLTAMKMAKPGITEAEIAAAVHQIPLAADCNIAFPIIATIRGEVLHNHHHKNILKEGQLFLLDAGAESKMHYAGDMSRTTPVSGTFTAQQKIIYDICLTAHEAALQKCGPGVKFKDVHFTAATSIAEGLKQIGLMKGDIKAAVEAGAHALFFQCGTGHMMGLDTHDMEDLGEQFVGYTAEEPKELLLFGLKSLRLGKVLKPGMVVTIEPGIYFIPELIKMWKEEKRFIEFINYDKVEEYIGFGGLRNEDDVLITEDGYRVFGGFVPKTTEDIERYKAGESLDSILASKKILN; encoded by the coding sequence ATGTTTAATAAAGAAACTTATATCAAAAGACGTAATAAACTAAAAGAACAAGTATCTTCTGGTGTTATATTGCTTTTAGGTAATGACGAAAGCAGTATGAATTATGCTGATAATACGTATCATTTTAGGCAAGACAGTTCTTTTCTTTATTTTTTTGGGTTAGATATTCCTGGACTGGCTGCTATTATTGATATAGAAAACGACTTCGAAGCAATTTATGGTACTGAATTATCAATAGATGACATAGTTTGGATGGGGCCTCAGGATACTTTGCAACAACAAGCATTAAATTATTCAGGTATAAAAAATTTTCACACAAAGGCTGAATTAAATAAGTATATAAGTACTATTAAAGAAAAAAAGCGACGTGTTCATTTCTTGCCTCCATATAGACCTGAGAATAAGATAAAGTTGGTTGAACTATTGGATGTGAAGCTCGATGAAATTAAGGATATAATTTCGGTTAATTTGATTAAAGCAATTATTGAGCAGCGAGAAATTAAATCTGAAGAAGAAATTATTGAAATTGAAAAGGCTGTAGGAATCACCAATCAAATGCATTTGACCGCGATGAAAATGGCAAAACCAGGTATTACTGAAGCAGAAATTGCTGCGGCAGTGCATCAAATTCCTTTAGCTGCTGATTGTAATATTGCCTTCCCAATTATTGCCACTATTAGGGGTGAAGTTTTGCATAATCATCATCATAAAAATATTCTTAAAGAGGGACAATTGTTTTTACTTGATGCTGGGGCCGAAAGTAAAATGCACTATGCCGGGGATATGTCTCGAACTACTCCTGTAAGTGGAACGTTTACGGCACAACAAAAAATCATCTATGATATTTGTCTTACTGCGCATGAGGCTGCTTTACAAAAATGCGGCCCTGGTGTTAAATTCAAAGATGTGCATTTTACTGCAGCTACCTCTATAGCAGAGGGGCTTAAGCAGATTGGTTTAATGAAAGGTGATATAAAGGCTGCTGTCGAAGCTGGTGCTCATGCTTTATTCTTCCAATGTGGAACAGGACATATGATGGGACTTGATACCCATGATATGGAAGATTTAGGTGAGCAGTTTGTTGGTTATACCGCTGAAGAACCTAAAGAGTTATTATTGTTTGGATTGAAATCTTTACGGTTGGGAAAAGTATTAAAGCCGGGAATGGTCGTTACAATTGAGCCAGGTATTTATTTTATACCTGAGTTGATAAAAATGTGGAAAGAAGAAAAGCGGTTCATCGAGTTTATTAATTATGACAAAGTTGAAGAATATATAGGTTTTGGCGGACTTAGAAATGAAGACGATGTATTAATTACAGAGGATGGATATAGAGTATTTGGTGGATTTGTGCCAAAAACAACTGAGGATATAGAGCGATATAAGGCAGGTGAGAGTTTGGATAGTATTTTAGCCTCGAAGAAAATTCTTAATTAG